cgttctataaattgttctacattactttcaggagtgtgatataaAGACACAGTTATGAGCTGTATACTAGGTATAATAATAGCAGCTGCTTCAAAAACACCTTTAATGCATAGGTCACTAACttcaagaacagaaaactttaggtcTAGATCATTGCTAATATATATGGATGAACCCCCATAGGATTCACTGGGTCTGCAGAAGTATGTAGCTAATCTGAAACCTGATGGTACATACAGTTTTATATCCTCTTCCTTTAACCAATGTTCGTTTATACATAAAATCattcttttgttactttttaatAGTATACCAAGCTCATCAGCTTTATTTTTCAGAGACCTGACATTTAAGTGCAGAAATAGGATAGAGTTACTGTCACAGGAGGGGAGGAGTACAGTATTATGGGGCAATGGAGAACATTTAATTGTTTTTTCAGCCCTGGAATCTACGTTAGGTGGCTGTTGGACTTCCTTGGGATAAGCcataaaaaatcttcatttctctttgGTAATTTTTTGGGTCTGTTTGAAACACGGTTGGAAGTTTGTTTCACTTCACTGTCCACAAGTTTTATAGGAACATGTTTTCCCAAATCATTTGGTATCACTTCATCATGCGACAAAGATGATACTTTACTTACTGTGACTGGTCTATTCTTTTCTGCTACTCTTGAAGGTGATGGAGGAGGAGCTGGTAATGTTTCTGCTGTTGGTGAAGTTAGTTTAGTTGCTGCTGGTGGAGGAGTTGTTTCTGCTATTACTGGTAAAGGAGTTGGTTCTGCTACTGCTGGTGTGGGAGATGGTGCTGCTGCTATAGGAACTGGTTCTACTGCTGGAGGAgttgcttctgctgttgctgatggtgTTTCTTCTGCTATTGCTGGTGAAGTAGTTTGTGCTGCTACTGCTTGTGAGGGAGATGGTGTTACTGCTGTAGGAGCTGGTTCTAATGCTGGAGGAGTTACTTCTGCTGCTACTGAATGTGGTTCTTCTGACGCTGCTTTTGATTCTACTTCTGTTAGTATTGCTTCTTTAGGTACTTCTGCTGCATTTTCTGCTACTGTATCTGATTCTGCATTAGTCACTCCTAGAGATACTTTCTGTGATGATGATACAGGTACCACTAATGATGTTGTTGGTAAGTATTGCAGTCTCTGAATAATTTCCATTAGCTTTAATGTAACAAGTTGCTTTCCAAGGCCATTTAGGTGCAGCCCGTGAGTAGTGTGGAATCTGCGTCCAATGGTATTAATATTAACAACAGAAACATTTCTATATTGTTTGCATATACTGGAAAAAAGTTCATTGGCGGCACTAATTTCCTTGTTGACACACGACCAGGACATCAAGTCGTACCTTTGTGGTATATTTACGAGGATAACGTTTGTGTGACTTAGTTCAAATAAACACTTGTTTAATTCGCAACAGGCTTTAGATGTATCATTTTGATAAATGTCATTAGATCCACCAAAGAGGACAACAAAATCTTTCGAAGACagcttttttatttcttcagaaaaaaCTAGTTTTCTTATTTCTGAGAGGGGCGCCCCAGGCTTTACAAAGCTCATCGATTTCACATTTGAAGCTTTATTTATGCGTGAGACAATACCGCGGCTGTGGCTATCGCCtaaaatgtaaagttttggaaCATGGTCGGGAGTTTTAGACTGATGTTTTCTTTCGCACTCGCAACAGGTTACACCACTGTTTTGTGTTTTTCCCGCACTTTCTACAAACATAAACAACAGAACTGTTATTAACAAAAGTTATAGTATCTTGAGGTAAAACGCTAAGCCTCTTTGCTTCTTTTTCATACTGTTCGTGTTCGTGATGATTTATAACTGAAAACTCTTCCAGTAGAGCACTGATAACTTCGTCTTTGGTGTTTCTCATATTAGGTTTTTGGCCTAAGTCGCCTTTGAAACAGCTATTGCAGAACCATAGTTTCCTTTTAGGACTGACATTAACACACGAATAATGAAaaaccgttttacaatttaagcacATTATACCTTTTACAACACGTTTCTTGCAATGGCATGTTGTATCAGAGTTCACCATTTCCCACGAATGAGTCGAAGTACTTGCTGGATGAGATGCCTGATTATAACATTTTCCTGTTACCAGGTTTTTTTTGGCGTCTACTTTTGCGATAATATAACATGGCATACATGTACTGTCATAATACACACAGAATTTGTTGCATATCGAACACTTTTCCTCGTTATTTTTTGACTTTTGTACGGAGCTAACATACTCCCGATCTACACTAGGCGCCATCTTTTCCTTTACCTTAGTAAATCTGTTATCAACGAAATTGTGAACAGATgcaaaaaagcaaaatattatgccttcatGCTCGATTGTACCAGGGATTCGAGCCATGTGGAACAAatgtcaataatattgagattttgtAGTTCCTCATCTGGAGAGATAGAGGAACATTTCGTTGGGTTTATTGTCGTCGCAGAAACAACAGGAGAACATTAACAAATACCATTTTAAAGGAACTACAAAATAATGACCTAGACAGCCAATAATGTCGACGACAGAGATATGGTAACGGTACCAATATGGTTGGCATTAAAGGTGTTAGAACAAGAAAACTCAACATCAATCCACGAGCTTTGTTCACGCCGCGCGGAtgccattgttggaatttgcttttGCTAGATGTCACTAAAACTTCTACAACAGCTAAAACGTTTTTCGGCTTCATCAATAAAGTTTATGTGTATTTTACAAAACCAAGCAAGCGTTAGGATCTTATAAAAACTAAATTGAAATTGAAACCTCTGTCTGAAACACGATGGGAAAGTAGAATCGGAGCTTTGAAAGCGATATTTTTGCAATATGATGATGTCATCGAAAGTGTGAGTGACCTGAAAAATAGAACTGATGATTCCGAAATTCTTGGCGACTGTGAAGCAGTCTTGCAGGAGGAAATGTTAATTTTTGGTTTATTGTCGCAATAGACGTGTGGTATGAGATTGTACTACGTGTCAACAATAGAAGAAAGCTATGGCAATCGGTTCAAGTGAACTTGAAAGTCGCTATTGATACTTAACGTTCATTTcgtgactggattcaagaattcCGTGATAGAGGATTTGAAGCAAGCGTTGCAGAAAAAAGTAGTCACGAAATTTAGtctcagtttaaaaaaaagaacagtacAGAAAAAACGAATGTTCGGtcatgaaaaaatagatgaacctACAGGCTACAATCTGTGAAATACAGTACATagtttttcttaacacaatgatagACGCTACAATAGTCGACACTGAACGTCGATTCAAAGCTCTCAACGAATCTTTTGAACGATTTAGTTTTATTTACGATACGAATTATTTGCATCCAAGGACGACCTTCGCAACAGTGTAATGATTCAGGTGCAATACTTCGAGAAGGCGAAAACAGCGACATACAGCCTTTCGAACTTTATGAAAACTCCAACTTTTAAAATCCAACCTACAGGACTCAGATAAAGACGCAAAACAATTTACTCAGTACGTAttagtaaataattttgaagaagtgTATCCAGATCTTTACATAACAGTCAGAAAAATGGTCACAGTTCCGGTCAATACAGCTTCTGCCAAGAGAAGTTTCTCAGAATttaaatttattaagacatacTTCAGAAGCACGATGTGCCAAGAAAGTCTGCGTTGTCAGTACTATTAATTGAAGGGGAAATAGCGGCTGATATTAACTACGACGTAATCTTAAAAAAAATGCAGTGAGGCAAAAAGttggaagtttcatttattttaatgtgtgtttgtttaatgtaatttttgtcATTGCAATAATCCttgcatattataaaaataaaatttgtatataaTTATTACTGGTGTGTAATTCAGCTCATTTAATGTAACATTTTCTTTCCGACTGGAAAGTGAAAGGGGCCTCCCAAAGCCAATTCGTCGCCGTCGTTCAGTTTTCGCCTAGCGCTACCAGTGACTTAAGGAAATCGTGGGGCTGCAACCTTGTTGACCCTTCTAAAGTGTATTATACATGGTGGAATCACTAGGAATGTAtgaaaactattcgacgaaatttgaacatgattcaaagcagcaaagggtgttaacGTTGTTTTTGCGCTCTTGTTTCATGCCTTCCTGTGGCGTAATGATGGGGAGCTGGGACTTTGATAAATGCACGAATAAGACAACAAAGTGTCCCTCTAAGAGCCTCCAGTTTGGCAACACACTTGGTGCCACTTGCACAAGTTCGTTGAGCActgtaaaaatgtacctgtacagagacaaccCTTGACTCATTTATAGGCACCTGTCGGCAGGCAACAGCTTCACACCCATCAGATTCCACATGCCTGCGAGCGGGTGCTAGAGCAGCGGTGTAGCACCACTCAGCTGTAGGGCGCCAACGTAGTTTGCCTGCCTGCAAGTTCTTAAGAAGCAGTCGAGGCTTGTCTCTATTGCAGTACATTTTGAAAGCACTCAACAAAGACGCATGGGTGGCACCAGGAGTCTTAGATGGACACTTCTCCGTTTTATTCAAGCAAATATCAATGTCACCTCCCCACATGAGCATCCAGAGGATGCTAAGGAACAAATGCAATGCTAACAGCAAATTACCAAAACATGCCATATGCAGCTTACAACCCGTTTAGTTCCTGTGTTGCTGCCTTAGGATATCCTCAGTATATGCCTACCTAAGTTTTGCATCTGCCTCTCCTGAAGCCATATTTAAGGGGTCATtccaccttaaatcactcttacaGCAACTCTTGAAAGCTGTAACTGATTCAATGAGTGATTACTGGTTGTGTAGTCAAACTTTTCAACTATTTATGggcattatgttacatttatttatgcttaGGGCCAGGTGTCAATCTTGCAATAAAAACTGATCATCTGCAAGCCTCTCTGCACATTGTACCAAGTTTTCTAAAGTTTTGACACAGTTAGGTACACAACTGTGTCACCTGTGTACATAAGCCCAAAGAGTGTAACTGCCAGATAATTTATATCCACTGTTGAGGCAAAAAATACAGCAATGATTCTGCATGAGGTGAATTCAATAAGTACTTTGTAGGTTTCTGGAACTATTGGGCACCAGATGATtaacacaggtcacgtaattcccaCAGATTATGGGCTGTTAGTTTGTAAGCATGGAGCTGGCACCCAATAAGGTCCAAGATATGTTCATTGGATTCGGATCAGGTGAGTTTGTAACCAAGACATCAATGTTAGTACCATCAGACAACTCAAACAACTGAAGCATGattctagccttgtgacatggacatttATCCTTCTGCAATATGCCATGATTGTTGGGGAAGGCATGAAGAATGACGTGATGCAGGTTGCacacagtaatgtttcacagctgTTAGGGGATCTTTGATTACAACCACAAGCCCCATCAAAGACCAGCTAAATATCCCCCATAACATATTACTTCCGCATCAGCATGCGTCCATGATGtggtgcatgttttgagcagccatTCACCTAGATTACAATGTATACAGATATTACTAttaacctggtgtaacaagaaatgtgatttatGCAACTAGGTGACACATTTCCATTAACGTATGGTGCAGTTTCAACTATCCTGCATCCACTGCACCgataattgatgatgtcgttggacCAGCATGGGAACACATAGGGGCCAGCTGCTGCAGAACCATGAACTTAACAATGTGCAccaaacagtgtgctctgaaacacttgtgcttgcaccagcattctACTGTCATCAGATCTTCCACAGATCACTGTCTGTCCTTTTTTTGTGAAACAGATCAGCCTGcaacctccatgttctgtgattaAGTGTGGACACCTGACATCTTGTTGCCTACATGTGGTTTTACCATCCTTCAAACTCTTTCTAAGGCTGCTCATGCTAGTAGCACGACCAGCTTTACCTCTTCCCAGATGCTCATTCCAGGTACTGAGCTATAACAATTAACacttttcaaagtcatttacatCAGTAAAGTTTCCCTTTTACAGCCTTTATTATCATCAGAATGATTTCCTATTCATTACTGGCCTGTTTGTATACTTCTTTACCATGCCACATGCCTGcagctccaccagacagcatttagtctcgcagtgggcagtgggcagtggtcatagtgttttggatcATCGGTGCATGTTGTCATACAGGGAAGGTTTTCATGAGCGGCTATCTTAGCTGCTGATAAATCTTCTTGGTTGCATGGTCACAATCCATTACACTTTTCCGTTCCTAATAATTCTTCCAGAGCTGTGCTGGGCATCTTCAGAGGTGCTATTGATTACACTTAGTCTTGCCAACTAATTGGTTGGATGATGGAGTGTGACATAAATACTGCAAAAATGGGATTTGGTAGAAGTTTACGTGCAGTTGGCAGAAATAATCATTGTCAGAGATCAAACTTAGCTATCAGTcatttttctaaaataaaacttattttttagAGTTATTGTTCAATGTCACTAAATTTTATGGCTGCTTTTCCAAACTTCAGGTCTTCAGTCTGGTCTGATGTAGCTGTCCaccctagtctatcctgtgcaagcctcttcacataCATATTGCAGCCTACATCTGTTTGAACCTAGTTATTATATTCTAGCAAAGgccttcctctataatttttaccaggCCACACTTTCTTCCACTACCAAACTAATGACTCCCTGATgattcaggatgtgtcctgtcaatggatgccttcttttagtcaagttatggcaCAAATGCCCTGTTTTTCCATCTTAACTCAGTATCTCCCCACTACGGTACTCATTCagtctacccatttaattttcactATTCTTTTGTAGCTCCCTGTTTCGAAAgtgtctattctcttattgtctgaactAAATATCAATAACATTCTACTTCCATGTAAATCAATGCTCCATAcagacaccttcagaaaagacttcctaacacttacactTACATTCAATTtcaacaaatttctccttttcagaaacacttttcctgcTATTACCAATCTGCATTGTATATGCTCTCCATTTCAGCCATCTTCAgtaattttgctttccaaatagcaaaactcatcagatacattaagggtctcatttcctaatccacttccatcagtatcacctgatttaatttcattGCATTGCATTATGCTTGTTTTCCTTTGCTCATATTTCTTATAATCTCATTTCAATGCCTTATCTATTCCATTCAGGTGATCctgcaagtcctttgccatctctggcagaattaaaatgtcttcagcaaactacagactttttttattttccctgaACTTTCATTTCCATCcctaattt
This genomic interval from Schistocerca cancellata isolate TAMUIC-IGC-003103 chromosome 3, iqSchCanc2.1, whole genome shotgun sequence contains the following:
- the LOC126176224 gene encoding uncharacterized protein LOC126176224, which translates into the protein MEIIQRLQYLPTTSLVVPVSSSQKVSLGVTNAESDTVAENAAEVPKEAILTEVESKAASEEPHSVAAEVTPPALEPAPTAVTPSPSQAVAAQTTSPAIAEETPSATAEATPPAVEPVPIAAAPSPTPAVAEPTPLPVIAETTPPPAATKLTSPTAETLPAPPPSPSRVAEKNRPVTVSKVSSLSHDEVIPNDLGKHVPIKLVDSEVKQTSNRVSNRPKKLPKRNEDFLWLIPRKSNSHLT